The Neobacillus sp. OS1-2 genome includes a window with the following:
- a CDS encoding CvpA family protein, translated as MLDLAIIIFLIIGFFVGLKRGFILQLVHLLGFIIAYIAAYSYYDELAPKLTLWIPYPNFGEGTTLKLLTDSSDMETAFYRAIAFVIIFFAVKVLFQIVGSMLDFIAHLPVLKQLNIFAGGILGLCEVYLIIFILLYISALIPIELIQNQLDHSILANAIVNHTPILSQQIKSLWIEYTAALTSL; from the coding sequence ATGTTAGATTTAGCCATAATCATATTTTTAATAATCGGATTTTTCGTCGGTCTAAAGCGCGGTTTTATCCTCCAGCTTGTTCATTTATTAGGTTTTATTATTGCATATATTGCGGCCTATTCATACTATGACGAGTTAGCTCCCAAATTAACACTATGGATTCCATATCCAAACTTTGGTGAAGGTACGACATTAAAACTTTTAACGGACTCAAGTGATATGGAAACGGCTTTTTATCGGGCAATTGCCTTTGTCATTATCTTTTTTGCTGTAAAGGTATTATTCCAAATCGTTGGGTCGATGCTTGACTTTATCGCCCATTTGCCTGTTCTGAAGCAACTCAATATATTTGCAGGCGGCATTCTTGGTTTATGTGAAGTCTATTTAATTATCTTTATTTTATTATACATTAGTGCGTTAATACCAATTGAACTCATTCAAAATCAATTGGATCACTCCATTTTGGCAAATGCTATTGTAAATCATACACCTATCCTTTCGCAGCAAATCAAAAGCTTGTGGATTGAATATACAGCTGCATTAACTTCTCTGTAG
- the zapA gene encoding cell division protein ZapA: MSNTQKHRTTVDIYGQQYVIMGTESPSHIRLVGSLVDDKMREIHSKNPNLDVNKLAVLTAVNAVNDYIKIKDQLERLQTELQKEKDN; encoded by the coding sequence TTGTCAAATACACAAAAACACCGAACAACCGTAGATATTTACGGGCAGCAATACGTCATTATGGGGACGGAAAGCCCAAGTCATATTCGACTTGTGGGATCGTTAGTTGACGATAAAATGCGCGAAATACATTCGAAGAATCCTAATTTAGACGTGAACAAACTTGCTGTTTTAACAGCAGTCAATGCAGTCAATGATTATATTAAAATCAAAGATCAATTAGAACGGCTGCAAACAGAACTACAAAAGGAAAAGGACAACTAA
- the rnhC gene encoding ribonuclease HIII, protein MGNVVLNLEMSKISEMKSYYEKQLLDKNIPGSVFAVKTPSCMITAYKSGKVLFQGNNSEKEASKWSAGVSVSSPVNKQAAAKGKSVAKGDLPVGIGGMSAIGSDEVGTGDFFGPITVVAAYVRKEDIPLLKELGVRDSKDLNDEKISAIAKVIKDVIPFSLMTLKNEKYNQVQKSGMSQGKMKALLHNQAILNVLDKIAPVKPEAILIDQFVQPSTYFQHIKGQKAIAKENVYFSTKAEGIHLAVAAASILARYAFIQYIDKLSEAAGFKIPKGAGAQVDIAAAKLIMSKGRDILPSFVKLHFANTDKAMVIVNKKRG, encoded by the coding sequence ATGGGAAACGTAGTTCTGAATTTGGAAATGTCCAAAATAAGCGAAATGAAAAGCTATTATGAGAAGCAGCTATTAGATAAAAACATACCTGGAAGTGTGTTTGCAGTGAAAACTCCTTCATGCATGATCACAGCATATAAATCTGGGAAAGTCTTATTTCAGGGGAACAATAGCGAGAAAGAAGCCAGTAAGTGGAGTGCCGGTGTATCTGTTAGTTCCCCCGTGAATAAGCAGGCTGCTGCTAAAGGAAAATCAGTGGCTAAGGGAGATCTACCAGTCGGAATAGGCGGAATGTCTGCCATCGGGTCAGATGAGGTTGGCACGGGCGATTTTTTTGGCCCCATTACCGTTGTAGCTGCCTATGTAAGAAAAGAAGATATCCCGTTATTAAAGGAATTAGGGGTGCGTGATTCCAAGGACTTAAATGATGAAAAAATTAGTGCGATTGCTAAAGTCATCAAAGATGTCATTCCATTTAGCCTAATGACATTGAAAAATGAAAAATACAATCAAGTGCAAAAGTCGGGAATGTCCCAAGGGAAGATGAAGGCGCTTCTCCATAACCAAGCGATTTTAAATGTGTTGGATAAAATTGCCCCTGTAAAACCAGAGGCGATTCTGATCGATCAATTCGTGCAGCCAAGTACCTATTTTCAGCATATTAAGGGGCAGAAGGCCATTGCCAAAGAAAATGTTTATTTCAGTACGAAAGCGGAAGGTATTCATCTGGCAGTTGCTGCCGCCAGCATCCTTGCCCGGTACGCATTTATTCAATATATCGATAAGCTTAGCGAGGCAGCTGGTTTTAAAATCCCAAAAGGTGCCGGTGCACAGGTTGATATTGCAGCTGCCAAGCTGATTATGAGTAAAGGCCGCGATATTTTACCATCCTTTGTGAAGCTTCACTTTGCGAATACCGATAAAGCGATGGTGATTGTAAATAAAAAGCGGGGTTGA
- a CDS encoding 4a-hydroxytetrahydrobiopterin dehydratase: MVKRLTLTEIDDSLAELPGWKLDGKFMVKKYRFQEFLKGIAFVNEIAALSEKKNHHPFMAIDYKLVTLRLTSWNAGGLTDLDVSLGKMYDEIYGKM; the protein is encoded by the coding sequence GTGGTAAAAAGACTTACTTTAACAGAAATTGATGACTCTCTGGCGGAATTACCCGGCTGGAAACTGGACGGTAAATTCATGGTGAAAAAGTATCGCTTTCAGGAGTTTTTGAAAGGGATTGCCTTTGTAAATGAAATCGCAGCACTTTCCGAGAAAAAAAATCATCACCCGTTCATGGCGATTGACTATAAATTGGTAACGCTAAGGCTCACCTCCTGGAATGCGGGAGGTCTAACCGATTTAGATGTTTCATTAGGCAAAATGTATGATGAAATTTATGGAAAAATGTAA
- the pheT gene encoding phenylalanine--tRNA ligase subunit beta has translation MFVSYKWLEDYIDLTGVTADELAEKITKSGIEVEGVEVLNEGIKGVVIGHILEREQHPNADKLSKCLVDVGEDQPIQIICGAPNVAKGQKVAVAKVGAVLPGNFKIKRAKLRGEESNGMICSLTELGLEGKVVPKEYSEGIFVFPAAAEVGADALALLGRDDEVLELSLTPNRADCLSMLGVAYEVAAILGREVKLPETNLDPGAEKASDYVKITVEAKEDNPLYVAKMIKNVKIGPSPLWMQARLMSAGIRPHNNVVDITNYILLEYGQPLHAFDYDRLGSKEILVRRAVDGEKFVTLDDVERTLSDDHLVITNGVEPVALAGVMGGANSEVTSDTTAVLLESAYFNGGTVRKASKDHGLRSEASARFEKGVDPNRVRAAGERAAYLMAKYAGGEVLIGAAEADTLTVEPAVVSITLEKINRVLGTELHMKDVKEIFDRLQFAVSIEGDLITVTAPTRRGDIRIEEDLVEEVARLYGYDNIPKTLPIGSSTPGKLSEYQKKRREVRQYLEGAGLYQAVTYSLTSEEKAAQFALEKRDTIRLAMPMSEERSILRLSILPQLLEVVKYNSARQNDSLAVYETGAVFLANGAEVLPEEKEHLAAAVTGLWHSHSWQGEKKPVDFYVVKGILEGMFTKIGLSEQVEYVQAQVDGMHPGRTAEIRLNGEKIGFVGQVHPSVQKELDLKDTYVFELSLKAVLEADAPVLQYEAIPRFPSITRDIALVVNRETVSGTMKNIIIETGAPLLKEAQVFDLYEGDKMEAGKKSIAFALKYANPERTLTDEEVTKVHERVLEALKEKAGAVLRG, from the coding sequence ATGTTCGTTTCATATAAATGGCTCGAAGATTATATCGATTTAACTGGAGTAACAGCAGATGAATTAGCTGAAAAGATTACCAAAAGCGGTATCGAAGTTGAAGGTGTTGAGGTATTAAACGAAGGGATTAAAGGTGTTGTTATCGGTCATATACTAGAGCGTGAGCAGCATCCGAATGCCGATAAATTAAGCAAATGCCTTGTCGATGTTGGTGAAGATCAGCCTATTCAAATTATTTGCGGTGCACCGAATGTAGCTAAAGGACAAAAGGTTGCCGTGGCCAAAGTAGGTGCGGTTTTACCAGGTAATTTTAAAATTAAACGGGCGAAGCTTCGCGGCGAAGAATCGAACGGAATGATTTGTTCTCTTACTGAGTTAGGCTTGGAAGGAAAGGTCGTTCCAAAAGAATATTCTGAAGGGATCTTTGTTTTTCCAGCAGCTGCTGAAGTTGGTGCCGACGCACTTGCGTTATTAGGCAGAGACGATGAGGTCTTAGAACTAAGCTTGACACCAAATCGTGCTGATTGCTTGAGCATGCTTGGGGTTGCCTATGAAGTGGCGGCTATTCTTGGAAGAGAGGTTAAACTTCCGGAAACAAACCTAGACCCTGGGGCAGAAAAGGCTTCAGACTATGTGAAAATTACTGTTGAGGCAAAAGAAGATAATCCATTATATGTAGCAAAAATGATCAAAAATGTAAAAATCGGACCATCTCCGCTTTGGATGCAGGCACGTCTTATGTCTGCGGGGATTCGTCCGCACAATAATGTGGTCGATATTACGAACTATATTTTATTAGAATACGGTCAGCCGCTACATGCGTTTGATTACGACCGTTTAGGATCGAAAGAAATCCTTGTTCGCCGTGCGGTTGACGGTGAAAAATTTGTAACACTTGATGACGTTGAACGGACATTAAGCGATGACCATCTTGTGATTACAAATGGGGTGGAACCAGTTGCCCTTGCAGGTGTGATGGGGGGAGCGAATTCAGAGGTAACTTCAGATACAACGGCGGTTTTACTGGAATCCGCTTATTTTAATGGGGGAACTGTTAGGAAGGCTTCCAAGGATCATGGTTTACGAAGTGAAGCAAGTGCCCGTTTTGAAAAAGGTGTCGACCCTAACCGCGTTCGTGCAGCTGGAGAACGTGCAGCCTATTTAATGGCAAAATATGCCGGCGGTGAAGTTTTAATTGGTGCTGCTGAAGCTGATACACTTACTGTTGAACCGGCAGTTGTTTCGATTACTTTGGAAAAAATTAATCGTGTCCTTGGCACAGAGTTGCATATGAAGGATGTAAAAGAAATTTTCGACCGCTTGCAATTTGCTGTGAGTATCGAAGGAGATTTGATTACAGTAACGGCGCCAACACGCCGCGGTGATATTAGAATCGAAGAAGATTTAGTGGAAGAAGTTGCCCGTCTTTATGGATATGACAACATTCCTAAAACACTACCAATTGGGTCCTCGACACCCGGGAAATTGTCCGAATACCAGAAGAAACGTCGTGAAGTTCGACAGTATCTTGAGGGAGCAGGGTTGTACCAAGCTGTGACTTATTCCTTAACAAGTGAGGAAAAGGCAGCACAATTTGCATTAGAAAAACGGGATACGATCCGTCTTGCAATGCCTATGAGTGAGGAGCGCAGTATTCTTCGCCTTAGCATCTTGCCTCAACTTTTAGAGGTAGTAAAATACAATAGTGCCCGTCAAAATGACAGCCTAGCCGTTTATGAAACAGGTGCCGTATTCTTAGCGAATGGTGCGGAAGTGCTACCGGAAGAAAAGGAGCATTTAGCTGCAGCAGTTACTGGCTTATGGCATAGTCATTCCTGGCAAGGAGAGAAGAAGCCGGTCGATTTCTATGTTGTGAAGGGAATCTTAGAAGGCATGTTTACTAAGATTGGGCTTTCTGAACAAGTTGAATATGTCCAAGCGCAGGTAGACGGCATGCACCCCGGCCGTACCGCAGAAATCCGCTTGAATGGTGAAAAGATCGGTTTCGTCGGTCAAGTACACCCAAGCGTCCAAAAAGAACTTGATTTAAAGGATACCTATGTATTTGAACTATCATTAAAAGCAGTCCTTGAAGCAGACGCACCAGTATTACAATACGAAGCCATTCCTCGCTTCCCATCGATCACAAGAGACATTGCCCTTGTGGTAAATAGAGAAACGGTGTCAGGCACCATGAAAAACATTATCATTGAGACTGGGGCACCTTTGTTAAAAGAGGCGCAGGTGTTTGATTTGTATGAGGGTGATAAGATGGAGGCAGGTAAGAAGTCAATTGCTTTCGCTCTTAAATATGCTAATCCGGAACGTACGTTAACGGATGAAGAAGTTACAAAGGTTCACGAGCGTGTTCTGGAAGCCTTGAAGGAAAAGGCTGGGGCAGTTCTTAGAGGTTAA
- the pheS gene encoding phenylalanine--tRNA ligase subunit alpha yields the protein MQERLKELQEEAIQKIEQSASLKELNDIRVAYLGKKGPITEVLRGMGKLSAEERPVMGALANEVREAIAVKIEAKQKGLEEAAVLEKLASESIDVTLPGSPVRQGNHHPLTRIIEEIEDLFIGMGYQVAEGPEVEQDYYNFEALNLPKGHPARDMQDSFYITEEILMRTHTSPVQARTMEKHQGKGPIKIICPGKVYRRDNDDATHSHQFMQIEGLVVGENIRMSDLKGTLEVFAKKMFGADREIRLRPSFFPFTEPSVEMDISCKICGGSGCSVCKQTGWIEILGAGMVHPNVLEMAGYDSKKYTGFAFGMGPERIAMLKYGVDDIRHFYTNDVRFLKQFSKHE from the coding sequence ATGCAAGAACGTTTAAAGGAATTGCAGGAAGAGGCAATTCAAAAAATTGAGCAGTCTGCAAGCTTAAAAGAATTAAATGACATCCGTGTTGCCTATTTAGGGAAAAAGGGCCCAATCACTGAAGTACTTCGCGGGATGGGCAAATTGTCCGCCGAAGAGCGTCCAGTGATGGGAGCACTCGCGAATGAAGTCCGTGAAGCGATTGCGGTAAAAATTGAGGCAAAACAAAAGGGGTTAGAAGAGGCTGCTGTTCTTGAAAAGCTAGCTTCTGAAAGTATTGATGTGACACTTCCTGGAAGCCCAGTTAGGCAAGGAAATCACCATCCGTTAACAAGAATCATTGAAGAAATTGAAGACTTATTTATTGGCATGGGCTATCAAGTTGCTGAAGGGCCAGAGGTTGAGCAAGATTACTATAACTTTGAAGCACTTAATTTACCAAAAGGTCACCCTGCTCGCGATATGCAAGACTCGTTCTATATCACTGAAGAGATTTTGATGCGAACTCACACATCACCAGTCCAAGCAAGGACAATGGAGAAACATCAAGGTAAGGGGCCAATCAAAATTATTTGTCCGGGTAAAGTCTATCGCCGGGACAATGACGATGCGACACACTCACACCAATTCATGCAAATTGAAGGCCTCGTAGTTGGCGAGAATATCCGCATGAGTGATTTAAAAGGAACGTTAGAGGTTTTTGCGAAAAAAATGTTCGGAGCTGACCGTGAAATTCGCTTAAGACCAAGTTTCTTCCCATTTACAGAGCCATCTGTTGAAATGGATATATCTTGTAAAATCTGCGGTGGTTCAGGCTGCAGTGTGTGTAAACAAACAGGCTGGATTGAAATTCTTGGTGCTGGCATGGTTCATCCAAACGTTCTTGAGATGGCTGGGTATGATTCTAAAAAATACACAGGATTTGCCTTCGGTATGGGACCTGAGCGGATTGCCATGTTAAAATACGGTGTCGATGACATCAGACATTTTTATACAAATGATGTTCGGTTCTTAAAACAATTTTCAAAACATGAATAA
- a CDS encoding RNA methyltransferase — protein MKYIESVNNPKVKQWKKLLTKKERDKSGTFLIEGFHLVEEALKQGEQIIEVIVSEKVDLPPRWDPAGTPVTLVTDEISNLLSETEAPQGIYAVCRQTVSEAGEAKTFLFIDAVQDPGNLGTMIRTADAAGIDAVIVGRGSVDIFNSKVLRSAQGSHFHLPIIRGDLHEWIIKLEEKNIPVYGTALEGASAYTDISSGDSFALIVGNEGNGVGKDILSSTTANLYIPIYGKSESLNVAVATGILLYYLKK, from the coding sequence TTGAAATATATAGAATCTGTCAATAATCCTAAGGTAAAACAATGGAAAAAACTTTTAACGAAAAAAGAGCGAGATAAGTCGGGAACATTTTTAATCGAAGGGTTTCATTTAGTGGAAGAGGCATTAAAGCAGGGTGAGCAAATTATAGAAGTGATTGTTTCGGAAAAAGTGGACTTACCGCCCCGTTGGGATCCCGCCGGTACACCTGTCACACTCGTCACAGACGAGATTTCGAATTTGTTATCCGAGACTGAAGCACCGCAAGGGATTTATGCCGTTTGCCGACAAACTGTTTCCGAAGCTGGTGAGGCAAAAACCTTTTTATTCATTGATGCTGTCCAAGACCCTGGAAATCTGGGTACGATGATTCGGACAGCGGATGCCGCTGGTATTGATGCAGTTATTGTCGGTCGCGGCAGTGTTGATATTTTTAACTCAAAGGTACTTAGATCTGCACAAGGAAGCCACTTTCATCTTCCGATTATTAGAGGTGATTTGCATGAATGGATCATCAAACTTGAAGAAAAAAATATTCCAGTTTACGGAACGGCACTAGAAGGGGCTTCGGCATACACAGATATATCAAGTGGAGATTCATTTGCGCTGATTGTTGGCAACGAGGGAAATGGTGTCGGAAAAGATATTCTTTCAAGCACCACAGCCAATCTTTATATTCCGATATACGGGAAAAGCGAGTCGCTAAATGTCGCGGTCGCAACAGGAATTCTGCTCTATTATTTGAAAAAATAG
- the sspI gene encoding small acid-soluble spore protein SspI, translated as MNLNLRNAIIHNVSGNTQDQLEDTIVDAIQNGEEKMLPGLGVLFEIIWKNASEEEKKEMLSVLESGLK; from the coding sequence ATGAACCTAAATTTGCGTAATGCTATTATTCACAATGTTTCAGGCAACACACAAGATCAATTAGAGGATACAATCGTTGATGCGATTCAAAATGGGGAAGAAAAGATGCTCCCAGGACTAGGCGTTTTATTTGAAATCATTTGGAAAAACGCATCTGAAGAAGAGAAAAAGGAAATGCTTTCCGTTCTTGAAAGCGGACTAAAGTAA
- a CDS encoding M42 family metallopeptidase: MVQLDATLTMLKELTDARGIAGNEREVRDVMKKYIEPFADELTTDGLGSLIAKKVGKAGGPKIMVAGHLDEVGFMITQIDDKGFLRFQPVGGWWGQVMLAQRVTIVTRKGDVTGIIGSKPPHVLSAEARKKPVEIKDMFIDIGASNREEASEWGVRPGDMVVPYFEFTVMNNEKMLLAKAWDNRIGCAIAIDVLKQLKDVEHPNEVYGVGAVQEEVGLRGAKTATYKIEPEIGFAVDVGIAGDTPGISEKEAMSKMGKGPQVVVYDASMVAHKGLRDLVTDTADELNIPYQFESIPGGGTDAGSIHLTHNGVPALAITIATRYIHSHAAMLHRDDYENAVKLIVEVIKRLDRETVDKITFE, encoded by the coding sequence ATGGTGCAATTAGACGCAACATTAACGATGTTAAAAGAATTAACGGATGCCAGAGGGATTGCCGGCAACGAGCGCGAAGTCCGCGATGTGATGAAGAAATACATAGAACCATTTGCCGATGAATTAACAACGGATGGCCTTGGCAGTTTAATTGCTAAAAAGGTCGGGAAAGCCGGCGGACCGAAGATTATGGTGGCAGGTCACTTAGATGAAGTTGGCTTCATGATCACCCAAATTGATGATAAGGGCTTTCTGCGCTTCCAACCGGTCGGTGGCTGGTGGGGGCAGGTTATGCTCGCACAACGGGTAACCATTGTGACGAGGAAGGGTGATGTAACAGGTATCATTGGCTCTAAGCCGCCGCATGTCCTGTCGGCAGAGGCCCGCAAAAAGCCGGTTGAAATTAAAGATATGTTTATTGATATCGGTGCATCAAACCGTGAGGAAGCTTCAGAATGGGGCGTCCGTCCTGGGGATATGGTTGTCCCATATTTTGAATTTACGGTTATGAATAATGAGAAAATGCTGTTGGCGAAGGCATGGGATAATCGGATTGGCTGTGCAATTGCGATTGATGTTTTGAAGCAATTAAAAGACGTCGAACATCCTAATGAGGTGTACGGTGTTGGGGCGGTTCAAGAAGAGGTTGGATTACGCGGTGCCAAGACGGCAACGTATAAAATCGAGCCAGAGATCGGTTTTGCAGTTGATGTTGGTATCGCTGGCGATACACCTGGAATTTCTGAAAAAGAAGCGATGAGTAAAATGGGTAAAGGACCTCAGGTAGTTGTCTATGATGCTTCGATGGTCGCTCATAAAGGCTTGCGTGATTTAGTCACGGATACAGCGGATGAATTGAATATCCCATATCAATTCGAATCCATCCCTGGTGGTGGAACTGATGCAGGCTCCATTCATTTGACACACAATGGTGTACCGGCATTGGCCATTACCATTGCTACCCGTTATATCCATTCACACGCAGCGATGCTTCACCGTGACGATTATGAAAATGCAGTTAAATTAATTGTCGAAGTGATTAAACGCTTAGATCGTGAGACGGTTGATAAGATTACATTTGAATAA
- a CDS encoding dUTP diphosphatase, with protein sequence MQLEKLFKMQAALDTHIEEKHNLQEENLFERKILALLVEIGELANETRCFKFWSVRPSSAKEVILEEFVDGVHFILSLGIECGFDRQRVEVDIRESNLNVTEQFLRVYERITIFHKSKDLTDFRYLFESYLQLALLLGFKDEEIEKAYFDKNEVNYQRQQNNY encoded by the coding sequence ATGCAACTTGAAAAACTGTTTAAGATGCAAGCGGCGTTGGATACCCATATTGAGGAAAAGCACAATTTGCAGGAAGAGAATTTATTCGAAAGGAAAATTCTTGCCTTGCTTGTGGAAATCGGGGAATTGGCGAATGAAACCCGCTGTTTTAAGTTTTGGAGTGTGAGACCATCTTCCGCTAAAGAAGTGATTTTAGAAGAGTTTGTCGATGGGGTTCATTTTATTTTGTCGCTCGGGATTGAGTGTGGCTTTGACCGCCAGCGAGTTGAAGTAGATATCAGGGAGTCTAATTTGAATGTAACGGAGCAGTTTCTTCGTGTTTATGAAAGGATCACCATCTTTCACAAAAGCAAAGACTTGACTGACTTTAGATATTTATTCGAGTCATACCTGCAGCTGGCCTTGTTGCTAGGTTTTAAAGATGAGGAAATCGAAAAGGCATATTTTGATAAAAACGAAGTGAATTATCAAAGACAACAAAATAACTATTAG
- a CDS encoding sigma-w pathway protein ysdB translates to MIWLLRFVLLFFIIFAVYMGVKLLFQSSRKLESARKHKRFLLLDHDDVRRNFHLTYKGAVFAGEKYMGTANNTFDVVSISIWPENTASLKGMVKDDFYYIDKKIREYYPNAEISWKSPVKEFLQ, encoded by the coding sequence GTGATTTGGTTACTGCGCTTCGTATTATTATTTTTCATCATTTTTGCGGTTTACATGGGGGTTAAATTACTATTTCAATCGTCCCGAAAGCTTGAATCGGCACGTAAACATAAACGGTTCTTACTACTTGATCATGATGATGTGAGAAGGAATTTTCACCTCACCTATAAAGGTGCCGTGTTTGCCGGTGAAAAATACATGGGAACTGCTAATAATACTTTTGATGTTGTGTCCATCTCCATTTGGCCAGAAAACACGGCTTCGTTAAAAGGGATGGTAAAAGATGATTTTTACTATATCGATAAAAAAATACGCGAGTACTATCCGAATGCCGAAATTAGTTGGAAAAGTCCGGTGAAGGAATTCTTACAATGA
- a CDS encoding DUF1294 domain-containing protein has protein sequence MTMMLAIFVVMNIAGLFIMGVDKKRARKHQYRIRERTLWLVALFGGAIGTTAGMQIYRHKTKHTSFKVGFPVLAIVELVLFIKILL, from the coding sequence ATGACGATGATGTTAGCAATCTTTGTTGTTATGAATATCGCTGGTCTGTTCATTATGGGAGTGGATAAAAAGCGGGCGAGAAAACATCAATATAGAATAAGGGAGCGGACTTTGTGGCTTGTAGCTCTATTTGGGGGAGCAATTGGGACGACGGCAGGGATGCAGATTTACCGCCACAAAACGAAGCATACCTCGTTTAAAGTTGGCTTCCCTGTCCTTGCTATTGTAGAGTTAGTTCTTTTTATAAAAATACTATTATAA
- the rplT gene encoding 50S ribosomal protein L20, with protein sequence MPRVKGGTVTRKRRKKVLKLAKGYYGSKHTLYKVANQQVMKSLMYAFRDRRQKKRDFRKLWITRINAAARMNGLSYSRLMHGLKLAGIEVNRKMLAELAVSDANAFAELANVAKQQQSK encoded by the coding sequence ATGCCACGTGTTAAAGGCGGTACAGTTACGCGCAAGCGTCGTAAAAAAGTTCTTAAATTAGCAAAAGGTTATTACGGTTCAAAACATACATTATATAAAGTTGCTAACCAACAGGTTATGAAATCATTAATGTATGCATTCCGCGACCGTCGCCAGAAAAAGCGCGACTTCCGCAAACTTTGGATTACTCGTATCAATGCAGCAGCTCGTATGAACGGTCTTTCTTATAGCCGTTTAATGCACGGTTTAAAGCTTGCTGGTATCGAAGTAAACCGCAAGATGCTTGCTGAATTAGCGGTAAGCGATGCAAACGCATTTGCTGAATTAGCAAACGTTGCTAAACAACAACAAAGTAAATAA
- the rpmI gene encoding 50S ribosomal protein L35: MPKMKTHRGAAKRFKKTGSGQLKRDHAYTSHLFANKSTKAKRKLRKGTLVSKGDFKRIRQLLTYMK, from the coding sequence ATGCCTAAAATGAAAACTCACCGCGGCGCTGCAAAGCGTTTCAAGAAAACAGGTTCTGGTCAATTAAAACGTGACCATGCTTATACAAGCCACTTATTTGCGAACAAATCTACAAAAGCTAAGCGTAAACTTCGCAAAGGAACTCTTGTTTCTAAAGGCGATTTCAAACGCATTCGTCAATTATTAACTTACATGAAGTAA
- the infC gene encoding translation initiation factor IF-3 gives MLLNEGIRAREVRLIDQNGEQLGIKTKFEALEIAGRVNLDLVLVAPNAKPPVARIMDYGKFKFENQKKEKEARKNQKIITTKEVRLSPTIDEHDFNTKLRNAIKFLEKGDKVKASIRFKGRAITHKEIGQRVLDRFSEACKEVATIESHPKMDGRSMFLVLAPKQEK, from the coding sequence ATGTTGTTAAATGAGGGCATTCGCGCTCGCGAGGTTCGTTTAATTGATCAAAACGGCGAGCAATTAGGAATTAAAACCAAGTTTGAAGCGTTAGAAATTGCTGGAAGAGTGAATCTTGATTTGGTACTTGTAGCACCAAATGCGAAGCCTCCAGTAGCCCGAATTATGGACTATGGCAAATTTAAATTCGAGAATCAAAAGAAAGAAAAAGAAGCTCGAAAGAATCAAAAAATCATTACGACAAAAGAAGTACGTCTCAGCCCAACGATTGATGAGCATGACTTTAATACAAAGCTGCGCAATGCCATTAAGTTTTTGGAAAAAGGCGACAAGGTAAAAGCTTCAATCCGATTCAAGGGCCGGGCGATTACCCATAAAGAAATCGGTCAACGTGTGTTAGACCGTTTTTCCGAAGCGTGCAAGGAAGTTGCAACGATTGAATCACATCCTAAAATGGATGGACGAAGCATGTTCCTAGTTTTAGCACCAAAACAAGAGAAGTAA